Sequence from the Chloroflexota bacterium genome:
AGCGTGGACTTGCCCGCGCCGTTGGGTCCCACCACCGCCACCCGTGCTCCATGCGCGACTTGAAAAGTTATATCGCACAGCACTGGCTGGCCGTTGTATGCCACGCTCACATGCTCCACTTCCAGCCGTGCCGGCTCAGTCTCTGCAAACAACCTCTCACCCTTCACTCCTCACTCCTCACTCCTCACCTTTCAACCCATCCACAATAACCCTCGTATTATGTCGCATCATCTCGATGTAACTGGAAGGTGAGCCACCTGCTGCTCCCAAAGAGTGGGTGTATAGATTGGTAACGATTTTGACCCCCGTCTCCCGTGCCAATTGCTGCGCCAATTGAGGATTGCTGCCCGTTTCCAGGAAGATCGCCGGCGCACCACTCGCCTTGATAGCATCCACCAGCCGTGCCAATTGCCGGGCAGAGGGTGAAGCGCCCGTGCTCACACTGGGTATAACCGTGCCCACGATGCGCAAGCCATAGCGATCCGCAAAGTAGCCAAAACTCTCGTGGTTGGTCACCAGTAGGCGCCGCTGCGGTGGAATCTGCGCTATTTGCTCGGCAATCCAGGCATCCAACTCCTTGAGCTGAGTAACGTACGCCGCGGCATTGGCTGCATACACCGCTGCCCCTTCAGGATCCACCTGGCTCAACCCATCGCGAATGTTCTCCACGTAGCGGATGACCAAGTTCGGGTCGAGCCAGAAATGGGGATCGTGCTCATGTCCATGAGCCTCGCCTTCCAGAACCTCGCCCTCGTGCGGCGTACGGCTGACCAACCCTGTTGACGCCTCGATGACGACACGCTCACCACCGACGCTGCGCAGCAGCCTTTCCAGAAATGCTTCCAAGCCGGCCCCGTTGATAATCAACACCTCGCTATCGGCAACTTTGGCCACATCTGCTGGCGTCGGTTCATAACTATGCGGATCCACACCAGCAGGCAATAGCGACGACACTCTCAAACGGTCGCCGGCCACGTTCTGGGCAACGTCCGCTAGAAATGGCAGCGTCGCCACCACATCCAAGGAAGTCGTCGTTCTTGGTACTGGAGCCGCGGGACGACAGGAGACGAGCAACAAGACCAGGATCAGCATCCCTATTTGTAGGGTATTACGCATTCTCACCGCTTTCCCCCTCCTCTAGTACCTCCGCCTTCTGCCGCTCTCTGCATTCCTCGCACAAGCCATAAAACTCAAGCAAATGCCCCTTGATTTGGAAGCCCAAGCGCTGTGCAAGCAGCGCTTCCAGATCACTGACAACGCATTCCTCAAATGGGATCACGTTGCCACAACTCACACAAAGCAGAAGGTGATGCCCGCGATGGTGCATCTCCACGCAGGCCACGCGCGAACGAGCCTCACCGGCATGGATCATGCACAGCAGCCCCAACTGCGCCAAAATCTCCAGCGTGCGGTAAACGGTCGCCCTGCTCAGCGCAGGGTAAATCGCCTGCCCGCGCGCCAGCACCTCTGCTGGACTGAGGAACTCCCCTTCGCTCTCCAGCACTTGCAATACCGCCCGGCGTGGCCTGGTAATGCGATAGCCCGCTTGCTGCAAGCGTTCCGCAACGTCAGCCAACATACCCCACCCTCCGCTAATTGAGACTTTGTCTCAATTATATCCATGTGACGCATTCTTGTCAAGGGATACAGCCCGAGGTGTTGAAAGTCGCTTTTGTCATGGGATGCCATCAACGAATAAGGCAACGAATAAACGAATGCGCCACGATCTAGCCGCCATCCTCTGCTCGGCGTGGGCAACAGCCCACGCACCACATCCCTAGATTGTGGTCCAGCCGAAGCAAAGAGAGATTCGTTCCAGCGCAGCCATCCGTTGATATGGCGAACTCCGCTCAGCGCGGGCAACAGCCCACGCACCACATCCCTGGACTGTGCTCCAGCCGAAGCAAAGAGAGATTCGTTCCAGCGCAGCCATCCGTTGATATGGCGAACTCCGCTCAGCGCGGGCAACAGCCCACGCGCCACATCCCTGGACTGTGCTCCAGCCGAAGCAAAAAGAGAAATTCGTTCCGGCGCAGCTATCCGCTGGTGGCGAACTCCGCTTGGCAATGAGAATCGAGACCATGGATATACGAATGACCTTTTCTCGTTGCAACCGTCCGTTCGCATATTCCCAATATTTGACAAGTCTAAAGTCCCTGCTATAATTATGTCATAAACTAGTCCTATACGAAGGAGACTGCCATGATGTCTCAACAACCGCTGCTCTCATCTACCGAAGAGGCGCCACTGAGCGCAAAAGAGACTGCAAAACTGACTGCCAACTCTTCCCTGCACAAAGCTCTTGAAGCCTTCCACGCCCACATGGTCAGCCAAGACCTGAGCATCCACACGATCAAAGCCTTCGACAGCGATTTGCGCCTTCTCTCTCGCTACCTGGGCCAAAGGGCGGTCATCGGCCACATCAGCACCAAACAACTGGAGGACTTTCTCCACTACTTGCGCCACGAACGCGGCGTGCCCTGCAAGATGAAATCGCTGGCGCGTCGTTTGACTACACTCAAAGTCTTTTTCTCCTGGCTGGCGGAGGAAGGCATCATCCCATCTAACCCCGCTGCCCCGCTTGTCCACCAGCGCGTCAGCACTCCCCTACCCCGTGTGCTATCCGAAAAAGAAATCGCTCAGCTCCTCACCGCTACCGAGAAGTGGCGCCGCAATGCGCAAAAACCCGATGCGCGCCCCCATCTTCTGTGCATCCTGCTGCTGAGCACGGGCATCAAAAAGTCCGAGTGCATGAACATCGCTCCTACCGACATTGACATCTCCGATCCCAATATGCCCACCGTCTTCATCCGCTACGAAAGCATCCGCCAGCGCTACAAGGAGCGCAAACTGCGCCTGCCACCTCAGTTTCCCGCTGTCCTGAGAGAGTACATTTCCCAGTACAAGCCCCAGACCAAACTCTTCGAGTGCACGGCACGCAACCTGGAATACGTATTGGACGAGTGCACCAAACGGGCTGGGTTGCCATCGCGGAGCGTCTCCTTCGAGATCCTGCGCTGGACCTGCGCCGTGCGCGACCTCAAAGCGGGCATGGATGAGGACCTCCTGCGCCGCAAATTGGGCCTATCCCGCATCACCTGGGCGGATGCACTGGACAAACTCAAGAGGCTTACTGCTGCGCCGCTCTAGACACGGGAAGAAAGCGCCACATCGCCATTGCAAGCCGCCCCAGGCGGCAGGGTTTGCTCCAGGCGGACAACAGTCCGCCGTCTTTGATATGATAAAAACTTGGTGTCTTGGTGCCTTTGTAGTAAAAACTATTCCCCTCCGCCTGGCTTTGCGGCAAAATTGGAAAAAACCCATTTCTGTGCTAAAATGGTCCATTGTCCTTGTTCGGTTGAAACACGAACAGCGCAAACAACCATCTCTAGGACTTGTATGACGCGCTCATCTGCGACGAAAAATGCATACGATTTGAAGGACATGGTCACTTCCAACCGCTTAGAGGGCCTGTGGCGGCTGATGACTGGCTTTCGTTTGCCCTACCTGGCCGCCACGGTCAGCCTGGCTATTGCCGCTACTTCCAGGGCAGGAGAGCATTTCTTGCTGCGCTACTTCGTGGATCAGGTGCTGACGCAGGACCTGAGCTACTTGTGGCTGGTCGTGCTAGCATTTGTCGGGCTGGCGGCGTTAGAAGGCGGGTTCACTTTTCTCAGCGGCCGGCTGGCTGCCTACACCGCCGAGGGCATCACATTGCGCCTGCGCAACTACCTTTTCGACCACATCCAACGCTTGTCATTCACTTATCACGACCACACCTCCACCGGCGAACTGATTGAGCGTTGCACCTCCGATGTGGATGCGGTGCGCCGTTTCTTTGCCGACCAGGCTATCGGCGTGGGGCGCATCCTCTCCCTGTTCCTCATCAGCCTTGCGGCACTGTTGCGCCTGAACGTACGGTTGGCGCTGCTCTCCGTGGTCGCCGTGCCCATCCTGGTTGCCATGTCCGTCTTCTTCTTCAGGAGGGTCTCCAAAGCCTATGAAGCGATGCAGCAACAGGAAGCGGTCGTCTCCACCACTTTGCAGGAGAACCTGACCGGCGTGCGCGTAGTCAGGGCCTTTGCCCGCCAGGACTTTGAACGGCAAAAGTTCCAGCAGGATAGTTGGGAAAAGTTCCGTCGCGCGCGGTGTTTCATGACCATGCATGCGCTGTACTGGCCCATCTCCGACACAATCTGTGGCGCACAGACCCTGTTCGGCGTGGCCGTAGGCGCCTGGATGGCAATGCATGGCACCATCACTGTGGGCACCTATTTGGCTTACACTGGCTTGCTCATCTGGGTCGTCTGGCCCATACGCAACCTGGGGCGGCTCATCGTGCAGATGTCCAGCGGGCTGGTTTCTTACGAACGCGTCGCTGAGATCATCGCGCAGAAGCGCGAGCCGCTGACGGAAGGCAGATACCAGCCGCGAGGCAATGTGCGCGGTGAAATCATCTTCGATCGCGTCAGCTTCGAGTACTCTTCAGGTTATCGCGCATTGGACAATATCTCCTTCCGCTGCGTACCAGGGCAGGTAACTGCCCTGCTGGGTTCGACCGGCTCGGGCAGGACGACGCTGGTGAACCTATTGCCCCGTTTCTACGATTACACCAATGGCAGCCTGACCCTGGACGGCGTGGAGTTGAAGGACTACCCACGCCACTACCTGCGTCGGCAGATCGGCATCGTGGAGCAGGAGCCATTCCTCTTCTCGCGCACCATCCGCGAGAACTTGACCCACGGCGTCCAGCGCAAGGTCACGCAGGACGAAATAGAGGCGGCCGCGCGCCGCGGCCATTCACGATGAAATCATGCAGTTCCCAAAAGGCTATGACACGCTCGTTGGCGAGCGCGGGGTGATGCTATCTGGCGGGCAGAAACAACGCGTCGCCATTGCCCGCACGCTTTTGAAGGATCCGCGCATCCTCATCCTCGACGACGCCACCTCATCGGTGGACGTGGAGACTGAGCACCTCATTCGCCAGGCTTTGGAGCGCCTCATGCATGGCCGCACTACCTTTATCATCGCCCACCGCATCCAAAGCGTGATGAACGCCGACCTAATTCTGGTCTTTGACCAGGGTCGCATCGTGCAGATGGGTACACACGAGGAACTGCTGCAGCAAGAGGGCATCTACCGGCGCATCTATGAGCTGCAGACGCGGGTGGATGTCGAGCTAGAGAAAGAGATAGCCAGTGTCGGAATACTTTGACGAAGAGGAAGAAAAGCAAACAGAGGTCAGCCTGCAGACGCTGTGCCGCATCCTGGCTCAGACCAAGCCGCACTGGAAGTGGGTGGTTGGGTTCATGGTTTCGGTCGCCGTTGTCTCGGTGCTGGATTCGGTCTTTGCCTACCTGCGCAAGCAGATTGTTGACCAGGGCATTTTGGGCGGCAATCAGACCGTTTTTGTCCAGACATTGTTGATCTATGGCGCGACGATCCTGGCGCAAGCGCTCGGCGTATTCGCTTTCATTTATTTAGTAGGCATCTTGGGACAGCGCATCGAGTATGACCTGCGTCAGGCGATGTTCGACCACCTGCAGGAACTGTCCTTCGACTACTTCAACCGCCGGCCAGTGGGCTGGATCATGGCACGCGTGACCTCGGATTCGGAACGTGTGGCGCATCTGGTCACCTGGGGGTTGTTGGACGTGACCTGGGGACTGCTGAATATTGCCACATCCGCTGTTTTCATGTACATTATCAACTGGCGGTTGGCGCTGATTGTCCTGACCATGCTGCCTATCTTGCTGGTGGTGGCGGCGCAGTTCCAGAAGAGGATCCTCCGCGAATACCGCCGCGTGCGGCGCTTCAATTCCAAGATCACCGCCGCTTACAACGAAAATATCACCGGTGTGCGCGTGGTCAAGGCGCTTTGCCGCGAAGAGGAGAATTTGCGCGAGTTCGGCGCGCTTTCTTCGGACATGTACCGTTCTTCTTACCGTGCGGCTTGGCTTTCTGCACTGTTCCTGCCCACCGTGCAGATCATCAGCGCCTTGGGCGCGGCCAGCGTCATCGGGTACGGCGGTTGGCAAATACGCTGGGGCGGGATCACCATCGGCGGCATCCAGGCCTTTCTCTCTTACATTGGCTTTATGATGTGGCCCATCCAGGACCTGGCGCGTGTTTATGCCGAGCTGCAGCATGCCCTGGCCTCCGGCGAGCGCATCTTTGCCCTGCTGGATACGGCGCCCACCGTAGCGGACCGACCCGGCGCGGTGGAAGTGGACACCATCCGCGGCGACATTTCCTTCGAGCACGTCTATTTCGACTACGATCCAGAAACGCCCGTGCTGGAGGATTTCAATCTTTATGTCAAACAAGGCGAGACCATCGCCCTGGTGGGGCCTACCGGCGGTGGTAAGACCACCATCGTCAACCTCCTGTGCCGCTTCTACGAGCCATGTCAGGGGGTAATCCGCATCGCGGGGCGCGACTATCGGGAGTTATCATTACACTCTATCCAATCGCGCATTGGCGTGGTGCTGCAAACGCCACACCTGTTCTCCGGCACCATTCGTGAAAACATCCGCTACGGCCGCCTAGGAGCTACAGATGAGGAAGTGGAAGAGGCGGCGCTTATCGCAGGTGCACACGACTTTATCGTGAAGCTGGAGAAGGGCTACGATACAGAGGTGGGCGAAGGCGGGCAACTGCTCTCGGTGGGGCAGAAGCAACTCATCAGCCTGGCGCGGGCGGTACTGGCGCAGCCAGACATCTTTGTCATGGATGAGGCGACCAGTTCCGTGGACACGCTAACTGAAGCCTCTATCCAGAAAGGCATGGAGGCGTTGATGAAGGGCCGCACCAGCTTTATCATTGCCCATCGCCTTTCTACCATCAAGCGCGCCAACCGCATCCTGTTCATTGACCACGGGCGCATCGTCGAGATGGGCAGCCATGCCGAGCTCCTGCGTGCTAAGGGGCGCTACTACCAACTCCATGTGCAGCAATTCCAACGCGAGCTGGAGCAAGAGGTGCTGGGTCTGGAAGTCGCCGCCAACTGAGAATACGGGGGCGAATACGAGATTCGCCCCTACGCGGCGTATTGCTCCGCGCGGACAACAGTCCGCACTCTGCTGAAATGGGTCAAGGTTGAGTTGCACTTTTGCTGTTTGCTGCTATAATCAGTGCATGGCTATTTATGACCAGTATGCACGGGTATACGACGAGTCCGGGCAAATTGCCTTCAGCTTGAAGATGATCCCCTACTTGGATGAGCTATTGCAGCGCCATCCTGTGCCGGCACGTTCTATGCTCGATCTGGCCTGTGGCACGGGCACAGTGGCGGTGGCTTTTGCCCAGCAAGGGTGGGAGGTCTATGGCGTGGATGCCTCCGCGGGTATGCTGGAGCAAGCCAGGCGCAAAGCAGCGCAGATAGGGCAGTCAGTGACATTCAGTCAGCAAGATATGCGCCAATTCGTCCTGCCGCACGCGGTGGGGCTGGTCTCTTGCCTTTACGACAGCCTCAACTACATGCTCACCCTTGCTGACCTGCAGCTCGTCTTCCAGCGCGTAGCAGCGGCTCTGCTGCCGAATGGCGTGTTCATGGGCGACATGAACACCCGGGAGATGCTGGAGCATGTGTGGGATAACAACACCTTCTTTGTCGAGGGCAAGAACCTGGCCATCGTCATGGTCAGCAGCTACGACCCAGAAATGGGGCTATCCACCGTAGATGTGGTGGGCTTTGTGCGGCAGGAAAACGGGCTGTACGAGCGCTTCGAGGAACGACACATGGAAAGGGCTTACGAGAACATGCAAGTCCGGGCGGCATTGGAAAGGGCCGGCTTGCGCGTAGAAGCTGCCTACGAATGCTTCAGCTTCGACCCGCCGGATGAGGAGACCAGGCGCATCCTGTGGGTAGCAAGGGCGCACACGAATCGGGACACGGAATACGAAGCATGTAACACGCAATCCCTTCACTCCCTCCTGATCAACCATGTATAATCGCTTTCTAGGCCTCATCTACGCCATTGCCTATGCCTTGCAGCGCAGCAAGGTGGGTTTCTTGTGCCTGCGCATCGGGGCGATCTTGCTGTGCTTGTTCGCGGCTGCTTCAGTCGCCTGGCGCGGCTGGGAGCGCGGATTTGCCTGGAGCGATGCCGGCCTGATTGTGCTGTGCTTTCTCCTGGCTTTCCTGCTTTTCTGGGCGGATAGAAGGCGGTACGTAGTTTTCCGGGTGCGCCCTGTCGCTTGGACAGATGCCACACCAGACCTTGCCGCCGAAGAAAAGCTCTTTCTGCATGGCAGCGGCGTCTTTGAGGTGAGCAATATGAGCCGCTACCTGGTGGAGGTGCCGGTAGTATTCTGGACGACGCAACTGGCGGAGCATATCCTGGCAGCCAAGGTGCGCGCTTTCAATATCCTTGGCGTGGGCGTGCCCACTGATGAGCGCGGCTGGTGGTACATCTTTCTAGAACCGCGCCACGTCGTCGAAATCCAGGTTGGTGAGCTGTGCTTTGGCTTGCGCTGTCGGCCTGCGGTGCGCCTGCTCTACGAGACGAAGAAGGGTCGCCAGCCTATCCATCTGAGCTGCGAGAGCGCGGCACAATTGGCCTGCCTAGTGAAGGAACTGCGCGCCAAGGCGCAGGCAGCAAGCGGGGTAGGTGGGGAAGGTCGTTGATTTTTGCACCACAGAGCGTGCTGAGAACGGTGTCATCCTGAGCCTTGCCTCGAGCAGAGCGAAGGGGCAGCGAAGGATCTCCATCACCCCCCTCGCCCTCTGGGAGAGGGGTTGGGGGTGAGGGCCAGCCCAGCCCCTTGCGCGGACTGTGCGGAGCAAACCTTGCCGCCTGCAGTGGCTCACAATGACGGAGGGAGGCGGTTTAGACTTTGGGGTCTAGCGGTGGCAGCGGCATATTGTGCAGACGCAGCCAGGCCTCGCGGGCTTCGCCCGCTGTGCTGAAGGAGCCTGCCGCTACCACCAACCCGTCCGTGTCTGCCTGTCCCAATGCCACACGCGTGGCTTCACCTACATCAGCGATCACTTGGGTGGGAATGCCATAGCGGACTGCTTCCGTCTCTAATTGCTCTGGGTCTGCTGCGCGTGGATGGTGCGAACGAGTGAAGGTCGCACCGCGGGCATGCGGCAGCAACTGGTGCAGGATAGCTGGGATGTCTTTGTCACTGAGGATGGCGAGGACAAACCATGGCTTTCGGTTCGGGAAGTATTGCTGCAGAGTTTCGGCAAGGCAACGCGCCGAATCCACATTGTGCGCTCCGTCCACGATAAAGTAGGGGGAGCGCCCCATGATTTCGAAACGTGCTGGCCAGACCACATCGCGCAGCCCTTGACGCAACGCCGTATTGCTGACCTGCCACCCTAAGGAACGCAGCACTTCGACGGTCTGCAGGACGACAGTGGCGTTGCGCAGTTGGTGCTTGCCCAGGAGCGGAATATAAAGCTCCTTGTAAAGCCCATTGTTGGGGAGAGGGTTCTGCCCACGATGTGTGGCGGTGAATTCCTGCCCCTCCAAACTGTATTCGGTGTTGCGCCATTGCCAGTCCTTGCCGACGGCATGGAGCGGGGCATGTTTCTCGCTGGCGACGCGCTCGATCACCGCCATCGCTGCCGGCTCCTGCGGCGCAGATACGACGGGCACACCCTCTTTGATGATACCCGCCTTCTCGGTAGCGATCTTGCGCAGCGTCTTGCCAAGGATGTGCATATGGTCATGGCCAATCGTGCTGATAATGGAAACGAGCGGCAGGATGACATTGGTAGCATCCAGCCTCCCACCCAGGCCCACCTCTACGACGGCAATGTCCACCCCGACTTGCGCGAAGTAGGCAAAAGCAAGCGCCGTGGCGACCTCGAAGGTAGTCAACTCCTTATCCCGCTCCGCGATAGGGCGAATTTGACCCACAAGGGCCGCAAAGTCGGCCTCGGGGATATAGTCGTTGTTCACCTGGATGCGTTCACGGAAAGAGTGCAAGTGCGGCGAGATGTACAGTCCGGTGCGGTAGCCGGCCATCTTGAGAATGGAGGCAAGCATAGCGCAAGTGGAGCCTTTGCCTTTGGTGCCGGCAATGTGCACGCTCTGGAACTTGTGGTGCGGATTGTCCAGCGCCTCGAGCAGGCGCTCGACACGTCGCAAGTCAAAGAACTGCGGCGCGTAGGCATAGGTTGACTTGATCTCATAGTTGGTGAGGCTGTATAAATAGCTCAGCGCTTCTGGATAAGAGATGGGCACGCATTGTTCTCCTTGCATGAGATGGCCAATTTTAGCGCCAAGGGCTAGAGATGGCAAATGGGAAACGAATCATTATGGCTATGCTTGTAGTGAGCGCTTCAGCGCTCGGACTGCCTCTCCCCCTGGGAGATGGCCATCAGCGAATAGGGGAACGAATAGGCAGAGATTCGTTCATTCGTTTTGGCGCAGCCATTCGTTGATGGCATTCCTGTCCCAGGCGGACAACAGTCCGCCTGCATTCTTGGCGTGGACTATTGTCCACGCCAAGCAGATGCCAGGGATTGAAACCCCTGGCTAAAAGCGAAAAACTCCTTTCAGGGGCTTCTCACTTCAGCCGGGGAATTCATTCCCCGGCTATGTCCTCTTATTCGATAGTCTCCAGGAACTCGCGCGCCAGCCCGCCCACGTCCGCATCAGCGCGGATGCCTTCCCAGGGCTTGCCTGGCGAGACGATATTGACCACCACGATGTTGGCGCCGTTGAAGATGGCGCTGCGCGCCTCGCGCAAATCCACACCGCCCGCAGCAGAGATGAGCACGTCGAATTTGCTGCGCAGACGGTTGACATGCCGGTACTGGATTACCTTGCCACGTGTGCCCTCCTCATCCCGACCACGGTGCAGGACAACAACCCTGGGCGGCTTTCTCAACTGCGTTACCACGCGCAGCGGGTCGCTCACGCCCAGCATATCAATCATGGACTCCATGCCCAGCCGCTCACAGGCAGCGATGAAGCGGTCCAACGTCTCGATCGGCGAGCTGCCCAGCACCGTGGCGGCAGTGGCGCCCGCGGCATAGACCATCTCTGCCTCCTCGGCACCACCGTCTGACGCTTTCAAATCAGCCACGATATGTCCTGGCCAGTAGCTACGGATCGCCTGGATCCCTTTCAAGCCCTCGCGTTTGATATATGGCGTGCCTGCCTCGATCAGGACGCGCTCGCTCATTGGGATAGCCGGAAGAAGGCGACGCGCTTGTGCCCAATCCTCGTTGAACGCCAGTTGCAGGTAGCGAAAGTCGCTGCTGAGCCTGCTTCGGCTGGGCAGCGCCATGAACTGTTCTGCCACTTCTTTCGCCTCTGGCCATCCTTCGCCAAGAAGGGTTTCCAATCGGGGGTCCACACGGCCCTGGGCGCGCTGTTGTTCCAGGGCAGCTTCCAGTTGCTTGCGGATGATACGGCGCAGCATGGCCCTTTACCCCTTCTGCACGAGCTTGGCGACGGTCTCCTCCAAGTTGCTGGGCATGAAGATGATGATTTTCTCCGACGGGTCGGCAGCGATGTCGCGGATGGTCTGCAAGGTGCGCAGGTGTAGGGCACCGGGGCTCTTGGCGAGCATCTCAGCCGCTTTCATCAGGTTCTCGGCAGCGGACAGCTCGCCTTGCGAAGCAATGATCACCGCGCGGCGCTCGCGCTCCGCCTCGGCCTGCTTCGCCATGGCGCGTTTCATCTCGGCAGGCAGCTCGATCTCCTGGATCTTGATGGATTCGATGTCAATGCCCCACCCAGAAGTCTCGGCGTCCACGATCTTGCGGATGCTCTCGGCAATCTTCTCGCGCTCGCTCAGGACAAAGTCCAACTCGCTGTTGCCCACGACATCGCGCAGGGCAGTCTGCGTGTACTGGCGCACAGCATAGCCGTAATCCTCGATCTTGATGATGGCATCTTCCGGCCTCTCCACGCGGAAATAGACCACCGTGTTGGCGAGGATGGTGATGTTATCGCGAGTGATGACCTCCTGCTTGGGGATGTCCGCGGTCTTGATGCGCATGTCCACTACGCGCATGTTCTGGAAGATGGGCGCAATCCAGGTCAAACCGGGATTGCGGGTACCACTGTACTTGCCAAGAGTAAAGACCACCCCACGTTGGTACTGGTACAACATGCGGATGCCCGAGAGCAGGTAAAAGAACACAAACAGCACCACAGCCAAAAACAGCATGACCCAAAACATGGAACACCTCCTTTATGCATTCTTCGCTACAGCCTGGACGAAGCGATGCCTGGCATGTCGCGATCTTTCATTTTCATTGTACTCGAAAAGGCGCAAATTTTCCTGACAGCCACCCGACAAGCAACTGAAACTGCGCCAATATAGCACAAGACGCTGTGCTAGTCAATTAACCCTGACCGTTTGGACTGCTGAAGCATAGTTTCACAGATAGATCTCTTTGCCCTTTGCAGTGGTTGAGACGGAGGCGAATAGCAAGACCTGTCCCTACTCTCGGCGTTTGCAGCGCTGACACATTTTGACACTTGATCGCTTTGCTCTTATACTATTGTCAAGCACAAGCCAGCATGCGCAAGACAATGCGCTAGCGTCCTCGCATGGCAGGGGAGTTGGGGAGCATGAGCGATATTTTCTGAAATGGATCCAAGAGCACCGAGATGCCCTGAACTTGCTCCTTGGCCCGGGCATCCTTGTCGTGGTGGTGGGCTCGATCATCGCTTCCTTTCGTTGGCTTTGGAGGCGATGGCGTGCGCATCAGATACGCGAAGAAATCTTCCCCTTCGACGAGATTCCCCCGAACAGCGACGTAGCCCGTGTCATCCTGCCTGGCGACGAATACGGCCCCTTATCAGACCGCCTTATTCCCTATAGCGAGGGATATTTCCAGCAGGCCCTGGCACAGTGGGACAAAGCCTGGCAGGAGCATTTGCAGTCTGTAGCGGGCTTGCTCGAAAACAAAGCCATCGCTCTGCTCTGCTTGGGGCAAAAACAGGAGGCTCTCTCCACTCTCACGCAAGCCTTGCGCCAGTGGCTGCCGGCAGATGTGATTGATTTCGCGTTATACGACTTGCTGCGCACCGCGCCCCATCCGCCTGACGGCGTTGAGGAAATGATTGCCATGTTGAAAAAAGGCCCGTCGTAGCAACGATAGTAGTAACGGGCATAAAGCAGAGCGGGAAAATCACGCCGGTCTGCATTTTCGGTGACAAATCGAGGAGTGGAAAGCAATGAGAAACTGGCTATTGAAGCTAGGCAAGGTGCTCTTGAGCGTCTTGGTCCTCTGGCTGCTGCTGGAGGCAGTCGTGCGAATCTACGTTGAGGCGCCCCTCGCCAGTGATTTCTATGGCTCCATCCCACGCACGGAGGTGGCAGAAGAGCAAGCACACTACGGCGTGCAGGTCAACACTGGCCCTGGATGGGTGCACCTGGGCTGGATCGCCAACCCTGAAGCGGAGACCTACCGCATCGAGCGGCGGGCTGCCGCGGGCTGGCAGACAGTCGGGCAGGCGCAGTTCGGTTCCTTCCTATGGCGTGGGGAGGGCGGCTCCTTCCGTGTCTGGCGTGTGCCCAAGCGGGGCGGAGAAGCCACGCTGCTCGACGAGGCGCAGGCGTGGCCAACACAGGACAGTCCCCCATTGTTCGTGCCGCGCATCGCCGGGGAATGGCAATCGCTCTTCAAGCCCGCGCAGTATGGATATTACATCAATGACCACACGGTGTTCCAGGACGCGCAGGGCAACTGGCGGTTGGTGGGCATCACCTCCCTCACCGATGGCGACTATAACCAGGAAAAGTACTTTGCCGTCGCGGTGAGCAAGGATTTCCCGCCCTTGGACGGCATGCAGGAGCAGACCCCCATTGCCGATTTTGGCGAA
This genomic interval carries:
- a CDS encoding bifunctional folylpolyglutamate synthase/dihydrofolate synthase, with product MPISYPEALSYLYSLTNYEIKSTYAYAPQFFDLRRVERLLEALDNPHHKFQSVHIAGTKGKGSTCAMLASILKMAGYRTGLYISPHLHSFRERIQVNNDYIPEADFAALVGQIRPIAERDKELTTFEVATALAFAYFAQVGVDIAVVEVGLGGRLDATNVILPLVSIISTIGHDHMHILGKTLRKIATEKAGIIKEGVPVVSAPQEPAAMAVIERVASEKHAPLHAVGKDWQWRNTEYSLEGQEFTATHRGQNPLPNNGLYKELYIPLLGKHQLRNATVVLQTVEVLRSLGWQVSNTALRQGLRDVVWPARFEIMGRSPYFIVDGAHNVDSARCLAETLQQYFPNRKPWFVLAILSDKDIPAILHQLLPHARGATFTRSHHPRAADPEQLETEAVRYGIPTQVIADVGEATRVALGQADTDGLVVAAGSFSTAGEAREAWLRLHNMPLPPLDPKV
- a CDS encoding orotidine 5'-phosphate decarboxylase translates to MLRRIIRKQLEAALEQQRAQGRVDPRLETLLGEGWPEAKEVAEQFMALPSRSRLSSDFRYLQLAFNEDWAQARRLLPAIPMSERVLIEAGTPYIKREGLKGIQAIRSYWPGHIVADLKASDGGAEEAEMVYAAGATAATVLGSSPIETLDRFIAACERLGMESMIDMLGVSDPLRVVTQLRKPPRVVVLHRGRDEEGTRGKVIQYRHVNRLRSKFDVLISAAGGVDLREARSAIFNGANIVVVNIVSPGKPWEGIRADADVGGLAREFLETIE
- a CDS encoding slipin family protein; amino-acid sequence: MFWVMLFLAVVLFVFFYLLSGIRMLYQYQRGVVFTLGKYSGTRNPGLTWIAPIFQNMRVVDMRIKTADIPKQEVITRDNITILANTVVYFRVERPEDAIIKIEDYGYAVRQYTQTALRDVVGNSELDFVLSEREKIAESIRKIVDAETSGWGIDIESIKIQEIELPAEMKRAMAKQAEAERERRAVIIASQGELSAAENLMKAAEMLAKSPGALHLRTLQTIRDIAADPSEKIIIFMPSNLEETVAKLVQKG
- a CDS encoding tetratricopeptide repeat protein is translated as MTLDRFALILLSSTSQHAQDNALASSHGRGVGEHERYFLKWIQEHRDALNLLLGPGILVVVVGSIIASFRWLWRRWRAHQIREEIFPFDEIPPNSDVARVILPGDEYGPLSDRLIPYSEGYFQQALAQWDKAWQEHLQSVAGLLENKAIALLCLGQKQEALSTLTQALRQWLPADVIDFALYDLLRTAPHPPDGVEEMIAMLKKGPS